The genomic segment CGCCATGATCTTCCCATCCACCGCGTCGCCGTATGCGTCGACGTCCAGTCCCGCCTCCTCCAGGAACGCACGCGCATCCTCCACGCGGTAGACACGCGTCGGCTCGACGGACGCATCCTCGAAGCCGGCTTCCGTCAGCAGCGCCTCGAACTGCGAGACCTCGAGTGCACCGGCGACACAGCCGACCCACAGCTCCATCGAACGCCGCACCTCCGCCGGCACCTCACCATTCACCACGACGTCGCTCACCGCAAACCGCCCGCCGGGCTTGAGCACGCGGAACGCCTCCCGCAGCACCTGCCGCTTGTCCGCCGACAGGTTGATCACGCAGTTCGAGATGATCACGTCCACGCTGTCATCCGGCAGCGGGATCTCCTCGATGTGACCCTTCAGGAACTCGACGTTCGTGGCGCCGACCTCCGCCGCGTTCTTCCGCGCCAGCGCCAGCATCTCGTCCGTCATGTCCAGGCCGTACGCCTTGCCCGTCGGGCCCACCCGCTTCGCCGACAGCAGCACGTCGATCCCGCCGCCACTCCCCAGGTCCAGCACCACCTCGCCGGCGTTCAGCTCGGCC from the Longimicrobiales bacterium genome contains:
- the arsM gene encoding arsenite methyltransferase; translation: AELNAGEVVLDLGSGGGIDVLLSAKRVGPTGKAYGLDMTDEMLALARKNAAEVGATNVEFLKGHIEEIPLPDDSVDVIISNCVINLSADKRQVLREAFRVLKPGGRFAVSDVVVNGEVPAEVRRSMELWVGCVAGALEVSQFEALLTEAGFEDASVEPTRVYRVEDARAFLEEAGLDVDAYGDAVDGKIMAAFVRATKPAAANVGETKQEAACCAPGCCA